The following are encoded in a window of Kitasatospora sp. NBC_01250 genomic DNA:
- a CDS encoding MGH1-like glycoside hydrolase domain-containing protein — translation MSPLNRRHFLAGTTATGVALTMAGALGAPAAEAAAGPDAAAGPDAAAAAAADERWADVLDLHGTPTQAYPGDAADNNPINVFADLGAWHAYALPRPQDPLGGFTGPLHLAQEYPWWLSDGFSRLLVSEQGRALDLTAGGAPRLQSLPGLLRQSYQLGGGLALTLELRFAGNRTALVRARLVNGGPGERTLAIAWSGTLLRPADAPQHDAPTLVAAERGVGVRFARVRQTWDYLTDGTERFEVRHLDPVRTTLSGDGYRTELADSVRLVAGAEHTLDWTESYTFTDAEYARAVTEADAALRAPEAVVAAGAARWAGYLARATEGVPAARARTAVKCVQTLVTNWRSPAGQIRHDAVTPSLSNKWFNGAWAWDTWKQAVGTAVFAPALAADQIRAMFDHQIAPDWSDRPADAGMVPDCIFYNDPSTGGGNWNERNSKPPLASWAVWEVYRRGGDRAFLHELLPKLTAYQQWWYRDRDHDGEGLCEYGATVDPANATPEDCRQAAAWESGMDNAPRFDAALGAGVVANHGKDGTLLGWSLTQRSVDLNAYQAADHRHLAAIAAELGDAPTAARLRGQAQAIDRAVRDTMFDQATGWFHDTDLTTGARLTARGRGIEGAVPLWSGTASPAQARAVRALLLAPGEFGTAMPFPTVARSSAFFDPAGYWRGLSWIDQSYFALTGLRRYGWHQDAAQLTERLLATAEGLSSDGPLRENYDPLTGAGRNSTNFSWSAALVLLMLRA, via the coding sequence ATGAGCCCGCTGAACCGCCGTCACTTCCTGGCCGGAACCACCGCCACCGGGGTCGCCCTCACCATGGCCGGTGCGCTCGGGGCCCCGGCCGCTGAGGCTGCTGCCGGTCCTGATGCCGCTGCCGGTCCCGATGCCGCTGCCGCTGCCGCTGCCGACGAGCGCTGGGCCGATGTGCTGGACCTGCACGGCACCCCCACCCAGGCCTACCCCGGCGACGCCGCCGACAACAACCCGATCAACGTCTTCGCCGACCTCGGCGCCTGGCACGCCTACGCCCTGCCGCGCCCGCAGGACCCCCTCGGCGGCTTCACCGGCCCGCTCCACCTGGCCCAGGAGTACCCCTGGTGGCTCAGCGACGGCTTCAGCCGCCTGCTGGTGAGCGAGCAGGGCCGGGCGCTGGACCTCACCGCGGGCGGCGCGCCCCGACTCCAGTCCCTGCCGGGCCTGTTACGGCAGTCCTACCAGCTGGGCGGCGGGCTCGCGCTCACCCTCGAACTGCGCTTCGCCGGCAACCGCACCGCCCTGGTCCGGGCCCGGCTGGTCAACGGCGGCCCGGGCGAGCGGACCCTGGCGATCGCCTGGAGCGGCACGCTGCTGCGCCCGGCCGACGCCCCGCAGCACGACGCGCCGACGCTGGTCGCGGCCGAGCGCGGCGTCGGCGTCCGGTTCGCCCGGGTGCGGCAGACCTGGGACTACCTCACCGACGGCACCGAGCGCTTCGAGGTCCGCCACCTCGACCCGGTGCGCACCACCCTCAGCGGTGACGGCTACCGCACCGAACTGGCCGACTCCGTAAGGCTGGTAGCGGGTGCCGAGCACACCCTGGACTGGACCGAGAGCTACACCTTCACCGACGCCGAGTACGCCCGCGCCGTCACCGAGGCCGACGCCGCACTGCGCGCACCGGAGGCGGTCGTGGCGGCCGGCGCCGCGCGCTGGGCCGGCTACCTCGCCCGGGCCACCGAGGGCGTCCCGGCCGCGCGGGCGCGCACGGCCGTCAAGTGCGTCCAGACGCTGGTCACCAACTGGCGCAGCCCGGCCGGGCAGATCCGGCACGACGCGGTCACGCCCTCGCTCTCCAACAAGTGGTTCAACGGCGCCTGGGCCTGGGACACCTGGAAGCAGGCCGTCGGCACCGCCGTCTTCGCGCCCGCCCTGGCCGCCGACCAGATCCGGGCGATGTTCGACCACCAGATCGCCCCCGACTGGTCCGACCGTCCCGCGGACGCCGGCATGGTCCCGGACTGCATCTTCTACAACGACCCCAGCACCGGCGGCGGCAACTGGAACGAGCGCAACTCCAAGCCCCCGCTGGCCTCCTGGGCGGTCTGGGAGGTCTACCGGCGCGGCGGCGACCGCGCGTTCCTGCACGAGCTGCTGCCCAAGCTGACCGCCTACCAGCAGTGGTGGTACCGCGACCGGGACCACGACGGCGAGGGCCTGTGCGAGTACGGCGCCACGGTGGACCCGGCCAACGCCACCCCCGAGGACTGCCGCCAGGCCGCGGCCTGGGAGTCGGGCATGGACAACGCCCCGCGCTTCGACGCGGCCCTCGGCGCCGGCGTCGTCGCCAACCACGGCAAGGACGGCACCCTGCTGGGCTGGTCCCTGACCCAGCGCTCCGTCGACCTGAACGCCTACCAGGCCGCCGACCACCGCCACCTGGCCGCCATCGCGGCCGAGTTGGGCGACGCACCGACCGCCGCCCGGCTGCGCGGCCAGGCCCAGGCGATCGACCGGGCCGTCCGCGACACCATGTTCGACCAGGCCACCGGCTGGTTCCACGACACCGACCTGACCACCGGCGCCCGCCTCACCGCCCGTGGCCGCGGCATCGAGGGCGCCGTCCCGCTCTGGTCCGGCACCGCCTCCCCCGCCCAGGCCCGAGCGGTCCGCGCCCTGCTGCTCGCCCCCGGCGAGTTCGGCACCGCGATGCCGTTCCCGACCGTCGCCCGCAGCTCCGCCTTCTTCGACCCGGCCGGCTACTGGCGCGGCCTGTCCTGGATCGACCAGAGCTACTTCGCCCTGACCGGTCTGCGCCGCTACGGCTGGCACCAGGACGCCGCGCAACTGACCGAGCGCCTGCTGGCGACCGCCGAGGGGCTGAGCAGCGACGGCCCGCTGCGGGAGAACTACGACCCGCTGACCGGCGCGGGGCGCAACTCCACCAACTTCAGCTGGTCGGCGGCGCTGGTGCTGCTGATGCTGCGCGCCTGA
- a CDS encoding lipase family protein, with protein sequence MQGATAAAGPDGDRAARCAPGVAVGPDGADFYEPPSPLPSGQHGDLIWARRIDGPGHARACKILYLSTLHDGTPVAVSGLVVWPDGPAPSGGRNVVAWAHGTVGGPRQCAPSAAPDPARNLDDYFSYQSPFGIDVGVPALTDFLGAGDVVVATDYQGLGTPGVHQYVVGATETHNVLDSVTAAQQLRTAHAGKRVAVLGWSQGGGAGLFVAQYGPAYSPDLDLVGVAALAPAADLGPQFAGLVPPGPRNESSEAHNAALRINVYRGFLAAYPELRATDVLQEAGLQALAGDGVACIEHFADVIQNNVADEHQLDTLFKPVRDVPQAWSNRFHENTPGYATTVAPVLVMQGTADTVINPHSTEQYIRRACTFGRPVEYTTYQGATHNTIPFEAQQEYLAWIADRFADGTAPSNC encoded by the coding sequence GTGCAAGGGGCCACCGCCGCGGCCGGACCCGATGGGGACCGCGCGGCGCGGTGCGCGCCCGGGGTGGCGGTGGGCCCGGACGGGGCCGACTTCTACGAACCGCCGTCACCGCTGCCCAGCGGCCAACATGGTGACCTGATCTGGGCTCGTCGCATCGACGGGCCCGGGCATGCGCGGGCGTGCAAGATCCTCTACCTGTCGACGCTGCACGACGGCACGCCGGTCGCCGTCTCCGGTCTGGTCGTCTGGCCGGACGGGCCGGCGCCGTCGGGCGGGCGGAACGTGGTGGCGTGGGCCCACGGGACCGTCGGTGGCCCGCGGCAGTGCGCGCCGTCGGCCGCGCCGGATCCGGCCCGGAACCTCGACGACTACTTCAGCTACCAGAGCCCGTTCGGGATCGATGTCGGGGTTCCGGCACTGACCGACTTCCTCGGTGCCGGTGACGTGGTGGTGGCGACCGACTACCAGGGGCTGGGGACGCCCGGCGTCCATCAGTACGTGGTCGGTGCGACCGAGACGCACAACGTGCTGGACTCGGTCACCGCGGCGCAGCAGCTCCGCACGGCGCACGCGGGCAAGCGGGTGGCCGTGCTGGGCTGGTCGCAGGGCGGCGGTGCCGGGCTGTTCGTCGCCCAGTACGGCCCGGCCTACAGCCCGGACCTCGACCTGGTCGGCGTGGCCGCGCTCGCGCCGGCGGCCGACCTCGGTCCGCAGTTCGCCGGACTCGTGCCGCCCGGTCCGCGCAACGAGTCCTCGGAGGCGCACAACGCCGCGCTGCGGATCAACGTCTACCGGGGGTTCCTGGCGGCCTACCCCGAACTCCGCGCGACCGACGTGCTGCAGGAGGCCGGGCTGCAGGCGCTGGCGGGCGACGGAGTCGCGTGCATCGAGCACTTCGCCGACGTGATCCAGAACAACGTGGCCGACGAGCACCAGTTGGACACCCTGTTCAAGCCGGTGCGCGACGTGCCGCAGGCGTGGAGCAACCGCTTCCACGAGAACACCCCGGGGTACGCCACCACCGTGGCTCCGGTGCTGGTCATGCAGGGGACGGCCGACACGGTCATCAACCCGCACTCCACCGAGCAGTACATCAGGCGGGCCTGCACGTTCGGCCGGCCGGTCGAGTACACGACCTACCAGGGCGCGACCCACAACACGATCCCGTTCGAGGCGCAGCAGGAGTACCTGGCGTGGATCGCCGACCGGTTCGCCGACGGTACCGCTCCCTCGAACTGCTGA
- a CDS encoding alpha/beta hydrolase: protein MDIGPAAPARPAPPVDPELAPVLASFGELLEKPLTPENLAARQHQDATSRPWPTLQQLQEDGRFEVAQLRAPGVADGPEVRLVSARPAGATGPLPLVYYLHGGGMIMGNAWAVLPGVLREWAQPLGLAVISVEYRLAPQTRYPGPVEDCYAGLRWAAEHAAELGIDAERIIIAGKSAGGGLAAALALLTRDRGGPVPIGQLLLSPMLDDRGATFSSHQMAGRDLWDRTSNATAWQALLGDRYGAADLPPYAAPARATDLSALPPAYLEVGSAETFRDEVVAYANTLWQCGGEAELHVWSGAFHGFDALAPQAALTRDAREARSRWLRRLLGR from the coding sequence ATGGACATCGGCCCCGCCGCGCCGGCCAGGCCCGCGCCCCCCGTGGACCCGGAGCTGGCTCCCGTGCTGGCTTCCTTCGGGGAGCTGCTGGAGAAGCCGCTCACCCCGGAGAACCTCGCGGCCAGGCAGCACCAGGATGCCACGTCCCGGCCCTGGCCGACGCTCCAACAGCTGCAGGAGGACGGCCGGTTCGAGGTCGCGCAGCTGCGGGCGCCGGGCGTCGCGGACGGGCCGGAGGTCCGCCTGGTCAGCGCCCGGCCCGCGGGGGCCACCGGCCCGCTGCCGCTCGTCTACTACCTGCACGGCGGCGGCATGATCATGGGCAACGCCTGGGCCGTGCTGCCGGGGGTGCTGCGCGAATGGGCGCAGCCGCTGGGGCTCGCGGTCATCTCCGTCGAGTACCGCCTGGCGCCGCAGACGCGCTACCCCGGCCCGGTGGAGGATTGCTACGCCGGACTGCGCTGGGCGGCCGAGCACGCGGCCGAACTCGGCATCGACGCCGAGCGCATCATCATCGCGGGCAAGAGCGCGGGCGGCGGACTCGCCGCCGCGCTCGCCCTGCTGACCCGCGACCGCGGCGGGCCGGTGCCGATCGGCCAGTTGCTGCTGAGCCCGATGCTCGACGACCGCGGCGCCACCTTCTCCAGCCACCAGATGGCCGGCCGTGACCTGTGGGACCGCACCTCCAACGCCACCGCGTGGCAGGCCCTGCTGGGCGACCGCTACGGCGCCGCCGACCTGCCGCCCTACGCGGCCCCCGCCCGCGCCACCGACCTGTCCGCGCTGCCCCCGGCCTACCTGGAGGTGGGCTCGGCCGAGACCTTCCGGGACGAGGTCGTGGCCTACGCCAACACGCTCTGGCAGTGCGGCGGCGAGGCCGAACTGCACGTCTGGTCGGGCGCGTTCCACGGCTTCGACGCCCTCGCCCCGCAGGCCGCGCTCACCCGCGACGCCCGCGAGGCCCGCTCCCGCTGGCTGCGGCGCCTGCTCGGGCGGTGA
- a CDS encoding protein kinase family protein, whose amino-acid sequence MGGRCRVGAAREHVDRSTAARRAAHGAVAGSLALRGDHELRELVDGAQPLGSGIGGRTALLQVAGTPVFVKLVPLTALETRPEHTRSTANVFSLPAFCHYGIGSPGFGAWRELAVHTMTTDWVLAGEHPGFPLTYHWRVLPNTTAPGLPEDLADVAKTVAYWGGGPEVRERLEALRQAPAHLALFLEYLPQTLGHWLGERLRAGGPAADRACAMVERELASVTSFMHARGLLHFDAHFENILTDGRRLYFADYGLAFSSRFELEPPEAEFFEQHRSYDRCYTITHLVHWLVTHRYGHRGDERDALIRAFAEGEPPQGLPGGVAALLTRHAPLATVMSAFYRRLQREDRKAPYPLEQIRRTAGEVLS is encoded by the coding sequence ATGGGGGGTCGGTGCCGGGTGGGTGCCGCACGAGAGCACGTCGATCGGTCAACTGCCGCGCGGCGGGCGGCCCACGGCGCCGTCGCCGGCTCGCTGGCGCTGCGCGGCGATCACGAGCTGCGTGAACTCGTCGACGGGGCACAGCCATTGGGTTCCGGCATCGGCGGCAGAACGGCGCTGCTCCAGGTGGCGGGCACCCCGGTCTTCGTGAAGCTGGTGCCGCTCACCGCCCTGGAGACGCGGCCGGAGCACACCCGGTCCACCGCGAACGTGTTCTCGCTGCCGGCCTTCTGCCACTACGGCATCGGCAGCCCCGGCTTCGGGGCCTGGCGCGAGCTCGCGGTGCACACCATGACCACCGACTGGGTGCTCGCGGGAGAGCACCCGGGATTCCCGCTGACCTACCACTGGCGGGTACTGCCGAACACCACGGCGCCAGGCCTGCCGGAGGACCTGGCCGACGTAGCGAAGACCGTTGCCTACTGGGGCGGTGGGCCGGAGGTCCGCGAACGGCTCGAGGCCCTGCGGCAGGCACCGGCGCACCTCGCGCTCTTCCTGGAGTACCTGCCGCAGACCCTGGGCCACTGGCTGGGCGAACGACTGCGGGCGGGCGGACCGGCCGCCGACCGCGCCTGCGCCATGGTGGAGCGGGAGTTGGCGTCCGTCACCTCGTTCATGCACGCGCGCGGGCTGCTGCACTTCGACGCGCACTTCGAGAACATCCTGACCGACGGCCGGCGGCTGTACTTCGCCGACTACGGCCTCGCGTTCTCCTCCCGCTTCGAACTGGAGCCGCCGGAGGCCGAGTTCTTCGAGCAGCACCGGAGCTACGACCGCTGCTACACCATCACCCACCTGGTGCACTGGCTGGTCACCCACCGGTACGGCCACCGGGGGGACGAGCGCGACGCACTGATCCGCGCCTTCGCCGAGGGCGAGCCGCCGCAGGGCCTCCCCGGCGGGGTGGCGGCGCTGCTGACCCGGCACGCGCCGCTCGCCACGGTGATGTCCGCGTTCTACCGCCGCCTCCAGCGGGAGGACCGAAAGGCCCCCTACCCGCTGGAGCAGATCCGCCGCACGGCAGGGGAGGTCCTGTCGTGA
- a CDS encoding carbon-nitrogen hydrolase family protein: MTIHKNFKRQVRARAARTGESYTAALRHFRPAPSGALAPDLRTPGSVRLAVAQTPVREDPRDADALRASGRQVRALMREASARGARIVHFPEGAICFPHKLVMSVHGPEAVGPADWERCRWPVLQEELAAIAQLARELRLWTVIASVHRLTGPHRPHNSLYVVSDRGEVVTRYDERLLSNTKVSYLYSPGTAPVTFEVDGVRFGCLLGIEIHYPELFAEYEQLDVDCVLFSSTGVRPGNAAAQAQGHAAANSYWVSFSVPTEHSATAPSGVIAPNGDWLERCPADGSPSVAVVDLDDGAEAAAEAVTHARPWRRRSRAGLYAPHQVSDPRSEDRTAAF, translated from the coding sequence ATGACAATCCACAAGAACTTCAAGCGCCAGGTGCGCGCCCGTGCCGCCAGGACCGGCGAGTCCTACACCGCCGCGCTGCGACACTTCCGGCCGGCGCCGTCCGGGGCCCTCGCGCCGGACCTGCGCACCCCCGGGAGCGTGCGGCTCGCCGTCGCGCAGACCCCCGTCCGGGAGGATCCCCGCGACGCCGACGCGCTGCGCGCCAGCGGCCGCCAGGTCCGCGCCCTGATGCGCGAGGCCAGTGCCCGGGGCGCGCGGATCGTGCACTTCCCGGAGGGCGCGATCTGCTTCCCGCACAAGCTCGTCATGTCCGTCCACGGCCCCGAGGCGGTCGGCCCGGCGGACTGGGAGCGGTGCCGCTGGCCGGTGCTGCAGGAGGAGCTGGCCGCGATCGCGCAGCTGGCCCGCGAACTGCGGCTGTGGACGGTGATCGCCTCGGTGCACCGCCTGACCGGGCCGCACCGCCCGCACAACAGCCTGTACGTCGTCTCCGACCGCGGCGAGGTCGTCACCCGGTACGACGAGCGCCTGCTGTCGAACACCAAGGTCTCGTACCTGTACTCGCCGGGCACCGCGCCGGTGACCTTCGAGGTCGACGGCGTGCGCTTCGGCTGCCTGCTCGGCATCGAGATCCACTACCCGGAGCTGTTCGCCGAGTACGAGCAGCTCGACGTCGACTGCGTGCTGTTCTCCAGCACCGGTGTCCGGCCCGGCAACGCCGCCGCCCAGGCCCAGGGGCACGCCGCGGCCAACAGCTACTGGGTCAGCTTCTCGGTGCCGACCGAGCACAGCGCCACCGCGCCGTCCGGGGTCATCGCCCCGAACGGCGACTGGCTCGAACGCTGCCCGGCCGACGGGTCGCCGTCGGTGGCGGTGGTGGACCTCGACGACGGCGCCGAGGCCGCCGCCGAGGCGGTGACCCACGCGCGCCCTTGGCGTCGCCGCTCGCGCGCGGGCCTCTACGCCCCGCACCAGGTGTCGGATCCGCGGAGCGAGGACCGCACGGCCGCCTTCTGA